In Citrus sinensis cultivar Valencia sweet orange chromosome 4, DVS_A1.0, whole genome shotgun sequence, one DNA window encodes the following:
- the LOC107177791 gene encoding NAC domain-containing protein 1-like produces MQEHRPFLPHGFQFRPSDEELVEHYLKKKISGIPIPLAEYFVTDCNLYDKKPSEIWDSHGGPFLNADEDMYFFTQLKKKSSKGSRIDRKVGSSGGAWQGEDAGKDIVSGQSKIKIGSKKRFRYEKKGCEDHGAWIMHEYTLHLPKNQATNYVLCRLRKNQPTGQDKKFCSAKKRKLKDFQENNNQSEQVTDSEMERVLTHQQNRQQNDVHYQEVSCSSTGMMSEQSLSGGMGFASSVAEHSAVTDQMQQHQCQQILIQNSECHYEPSMEMMMSNFDQMLYNQQCDSGNNMLQSRETGGNCHCDSESIADAMAVPESLVQQEDCDALPELIEEDYSFLEELLCNDAQEPIGDGESIDETDGMDHSSTVAEKQFEAFVVVLDQSVQNSSLQENQQQRECQSKETFAISSDHDYESSISQRRESGGVDYELESIHQLLLSGQNDCDLMLDLEHIWS; encoded by the coding sequence ATGCAAGAACACAGACCCTTTCTTCCCCATGGCTTCCAGTTCAGACCATCAGATGAAGAACTCGTTGAACATTATCTTAAGAAGAAGATTTCCGGAATACCCATTCCTCTCGCTGAGTATTTCGTCACGGACTGTAATCTTTATGACAAAAAACCCTCTGAAATTTGGGATTCACATGGAGGACCCTTTTTGAATGCTGATGAGGATATGTATTTCTTCAcccaattgaagaaaaagtctTCTAAGGGTTCCAGAATTGACCGCAAAGTCGGTTCTTCCGGTGGTGCTTGGCAAGGGGAGGATGCCGGTAAAGACATTGTAAGCGGCCAATCTAAAATCAAAATCGGCTCCAAGAAGCGGTTTCGTTATGAAAAGAAAGGTTGTGAGGATCATGGGGCTTGGATCATGCATGAGTACACCCTACATTTGCCCAAGAATCAAGCTACCAATTATGTGCTTTGTAGGCTCCGAAAGAATCAACCAACTGGCCAAGATAAGAAGTTCTGTTctgcaaagaaaagaaagttgaaGGATTTTCAAGAAAACAACAATCAATCTGAACAAGTGACAGATTCTGAGATGGAGAGGGTTTTGACCCACCAACAAAATCGGCAACAGAATGATGTGCATTATCAAGAAGTTAGTTGCAGCAGTACTGGCATGATGAGTGAGCAGAGCTTATCTGGTGGAATGGGCTTTGCAAGTAGTGTTGCTGAACATTCTGCTGTAACTGATCAAATGCAACAACATCAGTGTCAGCAGATACTAATTCAAAATTCAGAATGTCATTACGAGCCATCTAtggagatgatgatgagtAATTTTGACCAGATGTTATATAACCAGCAATGTGACTCTGGAAACAACATGCTTCAGAGTAGAGAAACTGGTGGGAATTGTCATTGTGATTCGGAGAGTATTGCTGATGCCATGGCAGTGCCTGAGTCATTGGTGCAGCAAGAAGACTGTGATGCACTGCCTGAGTTAATAGAGGAAGACTATTCTTTTCTGGAAGAGTTACTTTGTAATGATGCTCAAGAACCAATAGGAGATGGAGAAAGCATTGATGAGACTGATGGAATGGATCATTCATCTACTGTTGCTGAGAAACAATTTGAAGCATTTGTTGTGGTGCTTGATCAGAGTGTTCAAAACTCGAGCCTACAAGAAAACCAGCAGCAGAGAGAGTGTCAATCTAAAGAAACCTTTGCCATTTCATCTGACCATGATTATGAAAGCAGCATTTCTCAGAGAAGAGAATCTGGTGGAGTTGATTATGAGTTGGAATCAATTCATCAGCTGCTTCTATCTGGCCAAAATGATTGCGACTTGATGCTGGACTTGGAGCATATCTGGTCTTAA
- the LOC102626126 gene encoding ankyrin repeat-containing protein BDA1-like, translated as MDRRLIAAALTGDVQNLQQLFVENPLILHTPAFASAGNPLHVASAYGHIDFVKEIIRLKPDFAKEVNQDGFSPMHMASANGQIDVVRGLMKFDQKLCHLQGPERKTPLHFAAIKGRVDVVSEMLSAYGECAEDVSVQRETVLHLAVKNNQFEVVRALVDWIRDVKKENILNMKDKQGNTALHLATWKRECQAIELLLSHGANASGGLEVNATNHSGLTALDVLLSFPSEAGDREIEEIFWSAGAMRMRDLTLSPIRSPEPYGQTSVDNCISTEANLRQPNDLMEYFKFKNGRDSPGETRSALLVVAVLVATTTFQFGVNPPGGVWQEYYKPDRKNGTTSGKAYSAGQSILGSTDPVGFGIFIFFNSVGFSLSIEMIRILTTNFPLQLELCFFAMYVTYTNAVITIAPDGMSLFVTLTVAIMPAVIALAAYLLRQHRKRHTEHTMEP; from the exons ATGGACAGAAGGCTCATTGCGGCAGCTCTAACAGGAGATGTTCAAAATTTGCAACAACTTTTTGTAGAAAATCCCTTAATACTACATACCCCTGCATTTGCTTCTGCAGGCAATCCCCTACATGTTGCTTCTGCATACGGGCACATTGATTTTGTAAAGGAGATCATAAGGCTGAAACCAGATTTTGCCAAGGAAGTGAATCAAGATGGTTTTAGTCCTATGCACATGGCATCAGCCAATGGACAAATAGACGTTGTAAGGGGGCTCATGAAATTTGACCAGAAACTTTGTCACCTTCAGGGACCAGAAAGAAAGACTCCCCTTCATTTTGCAGCTATCAAAGGGAGAGTTGATGTAGTAAGTGAAATGCTCTCTGCTTATGGAGAATGTGCTGAAGATGTGAGTGTTCAAAGAGAGACTGTTTTGCACCTTGCTGTTAAGAACAACCAGTTTGAAGTAGTGAGAGCTTTGGTGGATTGGATAAGAGAtgtgaagaaagaaaatatcttGAATATGAAGGATAAGCAGGGCAATACAGCGCTTCATCTAGCAACCTGGAAGAGAGAATGCCAGgcaa TAGAACTGTTACTTAGCCATGGAGCAAATGCCTCAGGGGGTTTGGAAGTAAATGCCACAAACCATAGCGGTCTCACTGCTCTTGACGTGCTGCTGAGTTTCCCAAGTGAAGCAGGAGATAGAGAAATTGAGGAGATCTTTTGGAGTGCCGGAGCTATGAGAATGAGAGATCTTACCCTCTCTCCCATTCGTTCCCCTGAACCTTACGGTCAAACCTCAGTTGACAATTGTATATCGACTGAGGCAAATCTGCGGCAACCAAATGATTTGATGGAGTACTTCAAGTTCAAAAATGGTAGAGATTCTCCTGGTGAGACGCGTAGTGCATTACTGGTTGTCGCTGTTTTGGTGGCAACTACAACCTTCCAATTTGGTGTCAACCCTCCAGGTGGTGTATGGCAAGAATATTATAAACCTGACAGAAAGAATGGCACCACCAGCGGCAAAGCATACAGTGCGGGGCAGTCTATTTTGGGTTCTACAGACCCAGTTGGATTtggcattttcatatttttcaactcCGTAGGTTTTTCTCTGTCTATTGAAATGATTAGAATTCTAACTACCAATTTCCCCCTGCAGCTTGAGCTGTGTTTTTTCGCAATGTATGTGACATACACCAATGCGGTAATAACTATTGCACCTGATGGCATGTCGCTTTTTGTCACTCTAACTGTTGCAATTATGCCTGCAGTTATTGCACTTGCAGCTTATTTGTTAAGACAACATAGAAAGAGGCATACAGAACACACCATGGAGCCATAG
- the LOC102609585 gene encoding glutamate dehydrogenase 2 — protein sequence MNALAATSRNFRNAARILGLDSKLERSLLIPFREIKVECTIPKDDGSLVSYVGFRVQHDNARGPMKGGIRYHPEVDPDEVNALAQLMTWKTAVADIPYGGAKGGIGCSPKELSNSELERLTRVFTQKIHDLIGIHTDIPAPDMGTNAQTMAWILDEYSKFHGHSPAVVTGKPIDLGGSLGREAATGRGVVYATEALLAEHGQAIRDLTFVIQGFGNVGSWAARLIHERGGKVIAVSDITGAVKNADGIDIHKLLAHKDKTGSLKDFDGGDSMEPSELLAHECDVLIPCALGGVLKRENAADVKAKFIIEAANHPTDPEADEILSKRGVTILPDIYANSGGVTVSYFEWVQNIQGFMWEEDKVNNELRRYMIRAFHNIKGMCQTHNCNLRMGAFTLGVNRVARATTLRGWEA from the exons ATGAACGCTCTTGCAGCAACGAGCCGTAACTTTCGCAACGCTGCACGCATTCTTGGGCTTGACTCTAAGCTTGAGAGGAGTCTTCTGATCCCTTTTAGAGAGATCAAA GTGGAGTGCACTATCCCCAAAGATGATGGAAGTCTGGTTTCGTACGTTGGATTTAGAGTACAGCATGATAACGCACGTGGGCCCATGAAGGGAGGCATCAGATATCATCCTGAG gTTGATCCTGATGAAGTAAATGCTCTGGCTCAACTAATGACCTGGAAGACTGCTGTGGCAGATATACCATATGGTGGAGCAAAGGGTGGAATTGGATGCAGCCCAAAAGAATTAAGCAACAGTGAGCTGGAACGTCTAACTCGCGTTTTCACTCAGAAGATACATGACCTCATTGGAATCCATACTGACATACCAGCCCCGGACATGGGAACAAATGCCCAG ACTATGGCATGGATTTTGGATGAGTACTCAAAATTTCATGGTCACTCTCCTGCTGTCGTCACAGGAAAGCCCATT GATCTTGGCGGATCACTAGGTAGAGAGGCTGCAACTGGGCGTGGTGTCGTTTATGCTACAGAAGCTCTACTTGCTGAACATGGACAGGCAATTAGGGATTTGACATTTGTAATCCAG GGCTTTGGAAATGTGGGATCATGGGCTGCAAGGCTTATTCATGAGAGAGGTGGTAAAGTTATTGCAGTAAGTGACATAACTGGAGCAGTTAAGAACGCAGATGGAATTGATATCCACAAATTGTTAGCCCATAAAGACAAAACTGGAAGTTTGAAAGATTTTGATGGAGGAGACTCCATGGAGCCTAGCGAGCTTCTGGCGCATGAGTGTGATGTTCTCATCCCCTGTGCTTTAGGTGGAGTTCTTAAGAG GGAAAATGCTGCAGATGTGAAGGCCAAATTCATAATAGAAGCAGCTAACCATCCTACTGATCCAGAAGCAGATGAG ATACTCTCTAAGAGAGGAGTCACAATCCTCCCTGACATATATGCAAATTCTGGAGGTGTGACTGTTAGCTATTTCGAGTGGGTTcag AATATTCAAGGTTTTATGTGGGAAGAGGATAAGGTGAACAATGAGCTTCGGAGGTACATGATTAGAGCTTTTCATAACATCAAGGGCATGTGTCAGACACACAATTGCAATCTGCGGATGGGTGCCTTCACACTTGGGGTGAACCGAGTTGCTCGTGCTACCACTTTGAGAGGCTGGGAGGCATAA
- the LOC102609314 gene encoding uncharacterized protein LOC102609314 → MAPQPIYKTPDAEAERRLREAEERLREAIEELQRRQRTRGGSGDGSSLPPCDHAGDESCVANAIGNLCQSFLLSYGVRVGIGILLRAFKLARGQSYSSLLDLKQLVSEKDLIVREEACRIGLLFGGFTGSYHLLRCMLRKFRKKETPFNAYLAGSIAGLSVLALDDSNRRRTLALYLLARVAQCAYNSAKSKNKFHLWGSYWRHGDSLLFSLACAQVMYSFVMRPESLPKSYQDFIQKTGPVAKPVYKAVRDCCRGGPVDVAYISAYLSSRGKLNDVKLEEFPSIIPCSIIHPDTDSCLGHNAKAASATFRKTFPLYFSLTFVPFVVLHLQKFMDSPARTCWLALKGAVRSTSFLSAFVGIFQGVICVHRKIASKDHKLVFWVAGAFSALSVLLEKKARRGELALYVLPRAGDSLWYILVNRHLLPDVKNAEVALFCACMGGIMYYLEYEPDTMAPFLRGLIRRFLASRISNPNPPTSRSASYTYLQTLDAMNKPKLEESKQAESSSSEKLNLESISGL, encoded by the exons ATGGCGCCACAACCAATCTACAAAACTCCCGACGCCGAGGCCGAACGCCGCCTCCGCGAGGCGGAGGAGCGCCTCCGCGAAGCCATAGAGGAGCTCCAACGCCGCCAACGCACTCGCGGCGGCAGCGGCGACGGCTCCTCCCTGCCGCCCTGCGACCACGCCGGTGACGAGTCTTGTGTGGCGAACGCAATTGGTAACCTCTGCCAAagctttcttctttcttatGGAGTGAGAGTTGGGATTGGAATTCTCCTGCGCGCCTTCAAGCTCGCGCGTGGGCAGTCTTATTCTTCGCTCCTCGATCTTAAA CAACTTGTATCTGAGAAAGATTTGATTGTAAGAGAAGAAGCGTGTAGAATTGGTTTACTTTTTGGTGGGTTTACTGGATCCTATCATTTGCTTAGATGTATGTTAAGAAAATTCAGAAAGAAAGAGACTCCATTCAATGC ATATTTAGCAGGTTCAATTGCTGGTTTGTCTGTTTTAGCTTTGGATGATTCTAATAGGAGACGCACGCTTGCTCTTTATCTTTTGGCTAGAGTAGCTCAG TGTGCATATAATTCTGCTAAGTCGAAGAACAAGTTTCACTTGTGGGGTAGCTATTGGAGGCATGGAGATTCTTTGCTCTTTTCTCTAGCTTGTGCCCAG GTTATGTATTCCTTTGTAATGCGTCCTGAGAGCTTGCCAAAATCATATCAGGACTTCATTCAGAAGACTGGCCCAGTAGCCAAACCTGTTTACAAAGCTGTGAGAGATTGCTGTCGAGGTGGTCCGGTAGATGTTGCCTATATATCAGCCTATTTATCAAGCAGAGGGAAGTTAAACGATGTGAAGTTGGAAGAGTTTCCCTCCATAATTCCTTGTTCAATTATTCATCCAGACACTGATTCATGTCTGGGTCACAATGCTAAAGCGGCATCAGCTACATTCAGAAAAACATTTCCGCTATACTTTTCCTTGACATTTGTACCATTTGTTGTTCTGCACCTACAGAAG TTCATGGATTCTCCTGCTCGTACCTGCTGGCTTGCACTTAAAGGCGCTGTTCGCTCAACATCATTCTTGTCTGCATTTGTTGGAATTTTTCAG GGAGTCATATGTGTGCACAGAAAAATTGCTTCGAAAGACCACAAGCTGGTATTCTGGGTTGCAGGCGCATTTTCTGCGCTTTCTGTATTGCTGGAGAAAAAGGCTAGACGTGGTGAACTTGCTTTATATGTTCTTCCACGGGCAGGAGATTCATTGTGGTATATTTTAGTAAACCGCCACCTGCTTCCTGATGTAAAGAATGCTGAG GTGGCATTATTTTGTGCATGCATGGGAGGAATTATGTACTATTTAGAATATGAGCCGGATACCATGGCCCCATTCCTCAGGGGCCTGATTCGTCGCTTCCTTGCTAGCAGAATAAGCAATCCTAATCCGCCAACTAGTCGGAGTGCATCTTACACATACTTGCAAACTCTTGATGCCATGAATAAGCCCAAACTGGAGGAAAGCAAACAAGCcgaatcttcttcttcagagAAATTAAATCTTGAATCAATATCTGGGCTTTAA